One stretch of Gadus macrocephalus chromosome 12, ASM3116895v1 DNA includes these proteins:
- the LOC132469867 gene encoding zinc finger protein GLIS1-like yields MKATGTQSPTALDKQSIHPQHKPYSSYPHPPCANDDYQGSFQSCFHFGDAYRMEQAVVGGHVLADSHNYPSHQPNGFHMSSSNTTTGCSAGFGLTQGLQGSAGCQFSSSPEESIFFQVGSFDRSLSHMSSSVYTET; encoded by the exons ATGAAGGCGACAGGGACCCAGTCTCCGACGGCGCTGGACAAGCAGAGCATCCACCCCCAGCACAAACCCTACTCCAgctacccccacccaccctgtgCCAACGACG aCTACCAGGGCAGCTTCCAGAGTTGCTTCCATTTTGGAGACGCGTACAGGATGGAGCAGGCGGTCGTCGGCGGCCACGTCCTGGCCGACTCTCACAACTACCCTTCCCATCAGCCCAATGGCTTTCACAtgtcctccagcaacaccaccacGGGTTGCTCTGCAG GCTTCGGGCTGACCCAGGGCCTCCAGGGTTCCGCCGGGTGCCAGTTCTCCTCCAGCCCAGAGGAGAGCATCTTCTTCCAAGTGGGCAGCTTCGACCGGAGCCTAAGCCACATGTCCTCCTCGGTGTACACGGAGACATGA